A window from Lactiplantibacillus pentosus encodes these proteins:
- a CDS encoding Rha family transcriptional regulator, with product MNDLVIMKNQQAVTSSLQVAETFEKEHRNVLATIGGLLKNKHTQHMFAKETYINEQNGQSYPIYYMNRDGFTLLAMGFTGTKALKFKLQYIEAFNSMEEQVKLPTSPREIARLALQANEETNQRLDSVEGDVKDLKENQVIPNPEYSALNRRVNQRVSEVAHSYGHITQKQRGELFKDIGSGIKKIANVSARSMLRKKDYQMVMDFINDWEPSTATKTIIRQTSLRFDKEPA from the coding sequence ATGAATGATTTAGTAATTATGAAGAACCAACAAGCCGTTACTAGTAGCTTGCAAGTAGCTGAAACGTTTGAGAAAGAACATCGTAATGTATTAGCAACAATTGGGGGTCTGCTTAAAAATAAGCATACCCAACACATGTTCGCAAAGGAGACATATATTAACGAACAGAACGGTCAATCTTACCCAATCTATTATATGAACCGTGATGGTTTTACTTTGTTAGCAATGGGATTCACTGGTACTAAAGCACTTAAATTTAAACTTCAGTACATTGAAGCATTCAACTCTATGGAAGAACAAGTGAAATTGCCAACATCACCACGAGAGATTGCAAGATTGGCACTCCAAGCCAATGAGGAAACTAATCAACGACTGGATAGCGTGGAGGGCGATGTGAAAGACCTCAAGGAGAACCAAGTTATTCCTAATCCTGAATATAGTGCGCTTAACCGGCGTGTTAACCAGCGCGTGTCGGAAGTTGCACATAGCTATGGTCATATCACACAGAAACAACGAGGTGAGCTGTTCAAAGATATCGGCAGTGGAATCAAGAAGATTGCTAACGTGAGCGCTCGGTCAATGCTACGCAAGAAGGACTACCAGATGGTAATGGACTTCATCAACGATTGGGAACCGTCTACAGCAACTAAGACAATCATTCGACAGACGTCACTTCGATTCGACAAGGAGCCAGCATAG
- a CDS encoding tyrosine-type recombinase/integrase → MKITHKIIGSKRVYDVRGYLGKYTDINGNTKTKTYHHGGFSSSKAAKLAFDRAKVEFDQRKNNPAAIMDNPTFDEVYEVWLKTYKLGVKESTLNRVEGIFKHHIMPSFGGMRINTITWQKCQEEALKWRESVKQFNKLSQYAALVFRTAQKMGVITTNPMKLVDVPKVPVDYSKDKAADNFWTAEQLATFLSVVDATDGHRTQPRYDRSALFYLLATTGMRKGEALALTWSDIDFKNGMVTISKTISRSIDNHQIISTPKTRNAYRTLSLDSSTIDRLKKYRKSLVAIPRAKDLIFTNKKGQIMSVMTPNHWLEALIGETDLPTITVHGLRHTFASIQVANNINVKALQMQMGHSDIKITLNIYAHLSQQELSAQVYDMSKILAQ, encoded by the coding sequence ATGAAAATTACACATAAAATAATTGGTAGCAAACGGGTATATGACGTTCGTGGCTACCTTGGAAAGTATACTGATATTAACGGTAACACCAAAACTAAAACCTATCACCACGGGGGCTTTAGTAGTAGTAAGGCTGCTAAGTTAGCGTTTGATCGCGCCAAAGTTGAATTTGATCAGCGTAAAAACAATCCAGCTGCTATTATGGATAATCCTACTTTCGATGAAGTTTACGAAGTATGGCTAAAGACTTACAAGCTAGGCGTAAAAGAAAGTACTTTGAATCGCGTTGAAGGCATCTTTAAGCACCATATAATGCCTTCTTTCGGTGGCATGAGGATTAATACGATTACATGGCAAAAGTGCCAAGAAGAAGCTTTAAAGTGGCGTGAGAGTGTTAAGCAGTTCAATAAGCTATCCCAATATGCAGCACTAGTTTTCCGGACAGCTCAAAAAATGGGCGTTATTACTACCAACCCAATGAAATTAGTTGACGTCCCAAAAGTTCCCGTTGACTATTCAAAGGATAAAGCAGCTGATAATTTTTGGACTGCTGAGCAATTGGCTACATTTCTATCAGTTGTTGATGCTACCGACGGACACAGAACACAACCACGGTATGACCGTAGTGCACTGTTTTATTTACTTGCTACCACAGGTATGCGGAAAGGTGAAGCACTTGCGTTAACATGGTCGGATATTGATTTTAAGAATGGGATGGTAACAATCAGTAAAACTATCTCTCGTTCAATTGATAACCATCAGATAATATCAACACCCAAAACTAGAAATGCCTACCGCACACTCTCACTGGATAGCTCAACAATCGACCGACTTAAAAAGTATCGCAAGTCGTTAGTAGCCATCCCGCGGGCTAAAGATCTTATCTTTACCAACAAGAAAGGCCAAATCATGTCAGTGATGACACCCAACCATTGGCTCGAGGCCTTGATAGGTGAAACGGACTTACCCACAATCACAGTCCACGGGTTACGTCACACGTTTGCATCAATTCAAGTTGCAAATAATATCAACGTCAAAGCACTACAAATGCAAATGGGTCATAGTGATATTAAAATTACGCTCAATATTTATGCTCATCTATCCCAACAGGAACTGTCTGCACAGGTC
- a CDS encoding helix-turn-helix domain-containing protein, with the protein MTVLDRIKKVSKKRGFSLTQVNDKANLGKNTIYSWKTKEPSINNLKAVADVLNVSVDYLLGKTDDNSTSMKPKQVDITDDDYIMTYQGKPIPPEDMEYIKRILNGGKD; encoded by the coding sequence ATGACAGTATTGGATAGAATAAAAAAAGTTTCAAAAAAACGCGGATTTAGTCTAACCCAAGTTAACGACAAGGCAAATTTAGGCAAAAATACTATTTATTCATGGAAAACCAAAGAGCCTAGTATCAATAATTTAAAAGCCGTTGCCGATGTTCTAAATGTTTCTGTTGATTACTTATTGGGCAAAACGGATGACAATTCTACTTCAATGAAGCCCAAACAAGTTGATATTACAGATGACGACTATATTATGACCTATCAGGGTAAGCCTATCCCTCCTGAAGATATGGAGTACATCAAACGCATCTTAAACGGTGGGAAGGACTGA
- a CDS encoding ImmA/IrrE family metallo-endopeptidase, whose amino-acid sequence MNIYIKRLMQYAWDHGISCILTDKLDAYTPSSAKPENNIVLINLKWHNPSEIAFQMAHELGHVINHDEGILYFSSFSNKSKYERMANLEALKILIPIYLSEVDTYADNSVMPFMENFGIPKRLEDDVVNAFRTNKLTY is encoded by the coding sequence TTGAATATCTACATCAAGCGTTTAATGCAGTATGCTTGGGATCATGGAATATCTTGCATCTTAACAGACAAACTAGATGCATACACTCCGTCGTCAGCCAAACCGGAAAATAACATCGTTTTAATTAACCTAAAATGGCACAATCCGTCTGAAATCGCCTTTCAAATGGCACATGAACTAGGCCACGTTATCAACCATGATGAAGGAATATTATATTTTTCTAGTTTTAGCAATAAATCTAAATACGAGCGCATGGCTAATTTAGAAGCATTGAAAATACTTATTCCAATTTATTTAAGCGAAGTTGATACGTATGCTGACAATAGTGTCATGCCGTTTATGGAAAATTTTGGTATACCCAAACGATTAGAAGATGATGTCGTTAACGCCTTCCGCACTAATAAGTTAACTTACTGA